In Tepidamorphus gemmatus, the sequence TCGTCGCCGCCCACACGGCGCTTGCGGGCGAGGACATGCTCGCCGGTGACCAGCGCTACGTGGCGATGCTCGGCATCGCGCTCATCAGGCATGCCGACATCGGCGGGCCGGCGCGGCTCGGCCGTGAGCCGGGGCCGGTGGCGCGGGCGAAGGCCTGGCTCGAGGCGCATATGGCCGAGGACGTGGACCTCGCCAGCGTCGCGGCCGTGGCGGGCCTCAGCCGCTTCCATCTGATCCGCGCGTTTCGCAAGGAAACCGGACTGACGCCGCACGCCTGGCTGACCGACCTGCGCGTGCGCCGCGCGCGGCGCCTGCTCGGCGAGGGTATCGCGCCGGCGGATGTTGCACAGGCCTGCGGCTTTGCCGACCAGAGTCATCTCACCCGCGCGTTCAAGGCGCGCGTCGGCACCACGCCGGGGCGCTTCCGTGTCGAGGTCAGGGGCGAGGCCGCTGCCCGTGCAGCCTGATCGCCGAACGCATCTCCAAACAGAATTCCGCGACGGGGTGATCGCTGTCGTTCCCGCCTGCGTCGCCGTCGTGCCGTTCGCCCTGCTGCTCGGCGCTCTGGCGCATCAGAAGGGCCTGTCGGTGCCAGAGGTCGTGCTGATGTCAGGGCTGGTGTTCGCCGGGGCCTCGCAGTTCGTCGCCCTCGATATCTGGGCCGATCCGGCGCCCTGGCTGATGGTCGCCGTCTCGGCGCTGATGATCAACTCCCGCCATCTGCTGATGGGTGCCTCGATCGCGCCGAAGATCGCGCATTTCCGCTCCGGCGCGAGCTATCTCGCCCTGTTCCTGATGGCCGACGAGGTCTGGGCCTTGTGCGAGCGCAGATCGGGCGAGCGGCCGATCGCGTTCGCCTACTGGCTGGGCGTCGCCGTCCCGCTCTATCTCAACTGGGTCGGCTGGACCGGGCTCGGCGCCGCGCTCGGCGCGGTGTTCACCGATCCGGCTGCGTTCGGCTTCGACTTCGCCTTCACCGCGATGTTCCTGACGATCATCGTCGGGCTGTGGCGTGGCCCCTCCACCGGGATTGCCATCGCCGCCAGCGCCGCAACCGCCTCGCTGGTCTACCTCACCGTCGACGGCCCCTGGTACATCGCCGCCGGCGGCATCGCCGGTGCGCTGGCCGGCGCGCTGTTCTCGCCGCGGATCGCGATGGCCGCCGCGGAGGCAGGCGAATGAGCCTCGATCCGATGACGCTCGTCGCGATCCTCGCCATGGCGATCGCCACCTACGCGACCCGCATCGGCGGATGGCTCGCAGTGCGCCGGGTGGTGCCGACGGGGCGGGCGCGGGCGGGGCTTGAAGCGGTGCCGGGAGCCGTGCTCGCTGCCGTCATCGCACCAATGGCGATCGCGACAGGCCCGGCCGAGACCCTTGCTGCGGTCATCACGGTCATCTGCAGCCTGAAGCTGCCACGCCTCGTCTGCG encodes:
- a CDS encoding AraC family transcriptional regulator, whose protein sequence is METIEQERALSLGGLTEGERADFWRARSRGLGAGEGMECLAARFTTHRYVPHTHETYVIGTIVSGCETFVVRGARRFAGPGSFCVINPGEVHDGEPYGEGYAYRMTYPAVGMVRAVAEEVTGRKVTATPFFRAPDIYDPEMAALFVAAHTALAGEDMLAGDQRYVAMLGIALIRHADIGGPARLGREPGPVARAKAWLEAHMAEDVDLASVAAVAGLSRFHLIRAFRKETGLTPHAWLTDLRVRRARRLLGEGIAPADVAQACGFADQSHLTRAFKARVGTTPGRFRVEVRGEAAARAA
- a CDS encoding AzlD family protein; this translates as MSLDPMTLVAILAMAIATYATRIGGWLAVRRVVPTGRARAGLEAVPGAVLAAVIAPMAIATGPAETLAAVITVICSLKLPRLVCVAIGVGAVVGLRAVLG
- a CDS encoding AzlC family ABC transporter permease — translated: MIAVVPACVAVVPFALLLGALAHQKGLSVPEVVLMSGLVFAGASQFVALDIWADPAPWLMVAVSALMINSRHLLMGASIAPKIAHFRSGASYLALFLMADEVWALCERRSGERPIAFAYWLGVAVPLYLNWVGWTGLGAALGAVFTDPAAFGFDFAFTAMFLTIIVGLWRGPSTGIAIAASAATASLVYLTVDGPWYIAAGGIAGALAGALFSPRIAMAAAEAGE